A section of the Cottoperca gobio chromosome 17, fCotGob3.1, whole genome shotgun sequence genome encodes:
- the LOC115022321 gene encoding MAM and LDL-receptor class A domain-containing protein 1, with translation MHFGNDSGAPSLGWEVAEVTVSSPTKLRVLFKAVHVPGTNSTVKLDDISVRDGACSPPGSCDFESGQCTWVNIPKEDGHDWVLASGGFQGPPTDHTIQTPEGQFLLSSSLHQSQSSVAQVLSEWIPLRDTASCLTLWYHMDSSDSGTLKVFMRSGSSEDDLMFNSTSSGHGWTRFSQSVDSKQPFQLLIKAETNNRGFIAIDDISVTPGLCQVNETSLGFVGCSFENGTCGWEDTSAGQYQWMRRRNGTGNTGPFVDNTVGTELGWYMAVELDQGDAMRPAAVQSPTMKQASVSCTLHFYYNMYGEDVKELNVLLKEGSRTSALWWLSGNHEDVWHHGEVTVGRIPQDFTILFEASRAFNRPGHIAIDDIDFTNCTLPEPQPSCPENMFVCNNRVCVEHNQVCDFSDDCGDRSDENNCEQQGVVERCSFEQGLCFWAQSDVDAAGAEWTHHNGQEAWSKHGPPRDHTQNSAAGHFVIPGTNLSEKGQTSEILSKTLRPSSNCTVRFFFFSLGEATARLTAQSRTLRSGSDDAVLWLRGNSQSYSWQRAEVTFSSSVNSKIVFRYERGDGRRGQVALDDISFSRECEFDPDNNKLPDTSPTSAPPTSTSNAPTLPCQDNEFFCWRSAGTVCILETLKCDYHPDCPQGEDEDGCGRCTFESDQCQWADTNDGQSRWQRQKASSSTEPPTDHTTDTGYYMSVNFNQGSTQSEARLQSPPLPPSSPYCQIMFHFHISAERAGSLRVLMQQAEGSEAILWSRSHNTISHWTPEHLPVGLHQQHYKVWFSSMNEVTQTAAGDHIVAVDDISFIHCEKSYQPPALSAYGCSFEEGLCVWVQGAEDELDWLSWSGPTETPNTGPAGDHTTSKGKYLYIKSSSPSVKGNMAQLKSLLLPPAGEKGYCFTFWYHMFGATVGSLRMLLQTTDPLNKTLVWQKSGNQEDEWLLMQSHVTLRKVHQVILEATVGGEGGDIAIDDISLISGPCPASDMCDFEEGSCYWQQQSGDDCDWVRQSGSTHNPNTGPDSDHTTNTHTGHYYFLSSSDADRVGQTAQMSSPLYPAGKGACVQLWYHMYGRGMGMLNVYQQSEDGQQALIFSQTGDQGRLWRFAQASLLPRVQPYRIIVEGVKAGPTQEGDMAFDDVHLTDAQCPPPGHCDFEYNMCSWSNLGGEVDQGDWLRGRGASPNPNTGPSVDHTTNSTHGYYLYVDSSVGKWGDASFQISDVFPPSTRGHCLTFWYHMYGNHVGTLRVYINDRNLHSGGNEEGMLKWIETGNKGDKWQEASVTVNHTEAFWFVFVYQRGMNPGGDVALDDISVLPGSCYSEPPVDPPVDNNDMLSTGLAVGLTLLAGVIIATFLFTLNKNRKCSTMNQPTILNSDPFEGNSAVWPHGLQNR, from the exons ATGCACTTTGGCAACGATTCTGGAGCTCCCTCTTTAGGCTGGGAGGTGGCAGAGGTCACTGTGTCCTCCCCTACAAAACTCCGC GTGTTGTTTAAGGCCGTCCATGTGCCAGGCACCAACTCTACGGTGAAGTTAGATGATATTTCTGTGAGGGATGGGGCCTGCAGTCCTCCGGGAAGCTGTGACTTCGAGTCCGGACAGTGCACCTGGGTCAACATCCCCAAAGAAGATGGACATGATTGGGTGCTGGCCAGTGGAGGCTTCCAGGGTCCGCCGACTGACCACACCATTCAGACGCCAGAGG GTCAGTTCTTGTTGAGCTCTTCACTGCACCAGAGCCAGAGCAGTGTAGCGCAGGTGTTGTCAGAATGGATCCCACTGAGAGACACCGCCTCCTGTCTCACCTTATGGTACCATATGGACAGCAG TGACTCGGGGACGTTGAAGGTGTTCATGCGTTCAGGGTCTTCGGAGGATGATCTGATGTTCAACAGTACCAGCAGTGGACACGGCTGGACCAGGTTCTCTCAGTCTGTAGACAGCAAGCAACCTTTCCAG CTGCTGATCAAAGCAGAGACGAACAACAGAGGATTCATTGCCATCGATGACATCAGTGTCACACCAGGCCTTTGTCAAG TTAATGAAACAAGTTTGGGATTTGTGGGTTGCTCATTTGAAAATGGCACATGTGGCTGGGAGGACACCAGTGCTGGCCAGTATCAGTGGATGAGAAGAAGGAATGGTACTGGGAACACTGGACCCTTTGTGGACAACACAGTGGGCACTGAACTGG GCTGGTACATGGCAGTGGAGCTTGACCAGGGAGATGCAATGAGACCTGCTGCCGTGCAGAGTCCCACCATGAAACAGGCCAGCGTCTCTTGCACACTTCACTTCTACTACAACATGTATGGAGAGG ACGTAAAGGAGCTGAATGTGCTGCTAAAGGAGGGCTCCAGGACCTCCGCTCTGTGGTGGCTGTCTGGTAACCATGAAGATGTGTGGCATCACGGCGAGGTTACTGTTGGTCGAATCCCTCAGGACTTCACCATCCTGTTCGAAGCCTCCAGGGCCTTCAACAGGCCTGGACACATTGCCATTGATGACATAGATTTCACCAACTGCACCCTGCCTG AGCCCCAGCCTTCGTGTCCAGAGAATATGTTCGTATGCaacaacagagtgtgtgtggagcacaACCAAGTGTGTGACTTCAGCGATGACTGTGGAGACCGATCTGATGAGAACAACTGTG AGCAACAAGGCGTTGTGGAGCGCTGCAGCTTTGAACAAGGCCTGTGTTTCTGGGCGCAAAGTGATGTGGACGCAGCTGGAGCCGAATGGACGCATCACAACGGACAGGAAGCGTGGTCCAAACATGGGCCTCCCAGGGATCACACTCAAAACTCTGCTGCAG GTCACTTTGTCATCCCTGGGACTAACCTGAGTGAGAAGGGTCAGACATCAGAGATTCTCTCCAAAACTTTACGACCCAGCTCCAACTGCACG GtgagattcttcttcttcagcctgGGCGAAGCTACAGCCAGACTGACAGCACAGTCCAGGACGCTACGGTCTGGTAGTGACGACGCTGTGTTATGGCTCAGGGGAAACTCCCAGAGCTACAGCTGGCAGAGAGCAGAGGTCACGTTCTCCTCCTCAGTTAATAGCAAG ATTGTCTTCAGATATGAGCGAGGTGACGGTCGCAGAGGGCAGGTTGCGCTGGACGACATCTCTTTCTCCAGGGAGTGTGAATTTGACCCTGACAACAACAAATTACCTGACACATCACCCACCTCCGCCCCACCTACCTCAACCTCAAATGCACCTACCCTCCCCTGTCAG GATAATGAGTTTTTCTGTTGGCGCTCCGCTGGAACAGTTTGTATTCTGGAGACTTTAAAGTGTGATTATCATCCAGACTGCCCACAAGGCGAGGACGAGGATGGCTGTG GTCGGTGCACATTTGAGAGTGACCAGTGCCAATGGGCTGACACCAATGATGGACAGAGTAGGTGGCAGAGACAGAAAGCCAGTAGCAGCACCGAGCCGCCGACTGaccacactacagacacag GCTACTACATGAGTGTGAATTTCAATCAGGGGTCCACACAGAGTGAAGCTCGACTCCAGAGTCCCCCACTCCCCCCTTCATCCCCCTACTGCCAGATTAT GTTTCACTTCCACATCAGTGCAGAGAGAGCTGGGTCACTCAGAGTGCTTATGCAGCAAGCTGAGGGGAGTGAAGCAATCCTGTGGTCACGCAGTCACAACACTATCTCCCATTGGACCCCGGAGCATCTGCCTGTAGGCCTGCACCAGCAGCACTAtaag GTTTGGTTCAGTAGCATGAATGAAGTGACTCAGACTGCTGCTGGAGATCACATTGTTGCCGTGGATGATATCTCTTTTATACACTGTGAAAAGTCCTACCAACCACCAG CTCTGTCTGCCTATGGCTGTTCTTTTGAAGAGggtctgtgtgtttgggttCAGGGGGCTGAAGATGAGTTGGATTGGCTCAGCTGGTCAGGTCCCACTGAAACCCCCAACACCGGGCCTGCAGGAGACCACACTACCAGCAAAG GGAAATACCTTTACATCAAGAGTTCCTCACCAAGTGTGAAGGGAAACATGGCCCAACTGAAGTCTTTGCTGCTTCCACCTGCTGGTGAAAAAGGATACTGTTTCACATTTTGGTACCACATGTTCGGGGCGACTGTCGGCTCCTTGAGGATGCTTCTACAAACCACTGATCCCTTAAACAAAACattg GTGTGGCAAAAATCAGGAAATCAGGAGGACGAGTGGCTGCTGATGCAGAGCCATGTGACCTTGCGAAAAGTCCACCAAGTGATTCTGGAGGCTACGGTGGGGGGCGAGGGAGGCGACATAGCCATCGATGACATCTCCCTCATCAGTGGACCATGTCCTGCCTCTG ATATGTGTGACTTTGAGGAGGGGAGCTGTTactggcagcagcagagcggcgATGACTGTGACTGGGTGAGACAGTCGGGCTCCACCCACAACCCCAACACCGGGCCGGACAGCGACcacaccaccaacacacacacgggaCATTACTacttcctgtcctcctctgATGCCGACCGCGTGGGTCAGACAGCTCAAATGTCTTCACCGCTGTACCCTGCAG GCAAAGGAGCTTGTGTGCAGCTGTGGTACCACATGTATGGCCGAGGAATGGGCATGCTGAACGTTTACCAGCAGAGTGAAGACGGGCAGCAAGCTCTGATCTTCTCTCAGACAGGAGACCAGGGCCGGCTGTGGAGGTTTGCACAGGCGTCACTCCTGCCCCGGGTTCAGCCTTACAGG ATCATCGTGGAAGGTGTGAAGGCCGGCCCCACTCAGGAGGGAGACATGGCCTTTGATGACGTACATCTGACAGATGCTCAGTGTCCTCCTCCTGGACATTGTGACTTTGAATACAACATGTGTAGCTGGAGCAACCTGGGAGGAGAAGTGGACCAGGGGGACTGGCTCCGCGGCAGAGGAGCCTCCCCAAACCCCAACACCGGACCCAGCGTTGACCACACCACCAACTCGACACACG GTTACTATCTGTATGTGGACAGCTCAGTGGGCAAGTGGGGAGACGCATCCTTCCAGATCAGTGACGTGTTCCCGCCGTCCACTAGAGGTCACTGTCTCACATTCTGGTACCACATGTATGGCAACCACGTCGGGACTCTGAGAGTTTACATAAATGACAG AAATCTGCATTCTGGTGGCAACGAAGAAGGGATGCTGAAGTGGATTGAGACAGGAAACAAGGGAGACAAGTGGCAGGAGGCCAGTGTGACTGTTAACCATACAGAAGCATTCTGG tttgtgtttgtgtatcagcGGGGGATGAATCCGGGTGGGGATGTTGCTCTTGATGATATCTCCGTCCTCCCTGGCAGCTGCTACTCAGAGCCCCCCGTTGACCCTCCTGTTGATAATAATG ACATGTTGTCCACAGGTCTGGCTGTTGGTCTGACTCTGCTGGCTGGAGTCATCATCGCCACCTTCCTCTTTACGCTGAACAAGAACAGGAAGTGCAGTACAAT GAATCAGCCGACCATTCTGAATAGCGATCCATTCGAGGGGAACTCCGCAGTTTGGCCTCACGGACTGCAAAATAGAT AG
- the LOC115022382 gene encoding enteropeptidase-like: protein MFNGHRNTNSQGFIAIDDITVKEGACSNQNACGFDSGWCGFENDVSHTGRWDRKRGTEHEVDHNYGTENGFYMTVMPSTSTQAEVVQLLTPEFTSAAEICVRFWYWIPVGSSNIP, encoded by the exons ATGTTCAACGGACATAGAAACACCAACAGTCAAGGATTCATTGCCATTGATGACATTACAGTGAAGGAGGGGGCCTGCAGTAATCAGA aTGCGTGTGGGTTTGATTCCGGTTGGTGTGGCTTTGAGAACGATGTCAGTCATACGGGTCGATGGGATCGCAAGAGAGGAACAGAACATGAGGTGGATCACAACTATGGAACTGAAAATG GTTTCTACATGACGGTGATGCCATCAACCTCTACACAGGCTGAAGTAGTTCAGCTGCTCACACCTGAGTTCACCTCGGCTGCAGAGATATGTGTGCGCTTCTG GTACTGGATTCCTGTCGGGTCTTCTAATATCCCTTAG